The following proteins come from a genomic window of Gimesia chilikensis:
- a CDS encoding efflux RND transporter permease subunit, translating to MRWLVETALKLRVAVVAASLLLIVGGLRMVPEMPLDVFPEFAPPYIEIQTEAPGLSAEEVENLVTFPLENALIGTPGLETLRSKSVLGLSSIRLLLTDKADLYQTRQLVQERLAVETPRLPAVALSPVILQPLSSLSRMLKIGMWSDSLSQEEMSELAVWSVRPRLMAIPGVANVAIWGQRDRQLQVMVDVDQLRAHQVTLDSVLRSAGDAVVLDAGGFVDTPNQRMAVRQLSPVRGPEDLAKTVVSFNAGAPLRLGDVADVRIGSPPAIGDAIINDQLGLLLIVEKQPAANMLEVTRQVEETLDLLRPGMQGVEIDSTIFRPATFIERSINNLTHALVIGCVLVVIILVAFLFDWRTAVISLTAIPLSLISAVLLIYWWGMTINTMVIAGLVIALGEVVDDAVIDVENIVRRLRLNQGLEQPRPAFRVVLEASLEVRSAIVYATAIIILVFLPIYFLEGLPGSFFRPLAVGYVLAILSSLLVAIIVTPALSLLLLPRKHLKDHEPPLTRWLKIPYRRILPWFALRPATAIGILTLSFAGSFLIFQNQGQELLPNFQETDFLMHFVEKPGTSIEAMDRITIEASKELRAIPGVRNFGSHIGRAQVADEVVGPNFTELWISIDESVDYDKTLDEIQKVIDSYPGLYRDVLTYLRERVKEVLTGTSSSIVVRIYGPDLDKLRTQAKQVAKVMGDIDGVNNLKVEPQVLVPQVDVRLKPEAAERFGLTPGQVRRAVTTLLRGTKVGEIFENQVKLDVMVWGTEKSRTDLTALSELRIDLPSGGQVPLKDVAEIGIAPAPNEVKRESGSRRIDVTCDAQGRDLGSVARDIEAAVSQMPFDRGYHPEFLGEYATLQASQNRLLMLGGIALIGIILILYIDFQSVRLTSMVCLTIPFALIGGIVAVSISGGVLSLGSLVGFITVLGIAARNGIMLVSHYRHLQDEEGVPFGLELVVRGAEERLAPILMTVLTTSLALLPLVISGNKPGHEIEYPLAIVIMGGLVTSTILNLFLLPPLYLLWGRHQTAEEGSKTADLPPVQSRFPESAT from the coding sequence ATGCGGTGGCTTGTCGAAACAGCCTTGAAATTACGTGTCGCAGTAGTGGCAGCGTCACTGCTGTTGATCGTCGGAGGACTCCGCATGGTCCCCGAAATGCCACTCGACGTGTTTCCCGAGTTTGCTCCCCCTTACATCGAAATACAGACCGAAGCCCCGGGACTGTCTGCTGAAGAAGTCGAAAACCTGGTAACGTTCCCGCTGGAAAACGCTCTGATCGGTACGCCGGGGCTGGAGACCCTCCGCTCCAAATCCGTACTGGGGCTCTCTTCCATCCGCCTGCTGCTGACGGATAAGGCGGACCTCTACCAGACGCGTCAACTGGTTCAGGAACGCCTGGCAGTCGAAACACCACGTCTGCCCGCCGTGGCGCTCTCACCGGTCATTCTGCAACCGCTCTCCTCGCTGAGTCGCATGCTGAAAATCGGCATGTGGTCCGACTCCCTCTCCCAGGAGGAAATGTCCGAACTTGCGGTCTGGTCTGTACGTCCCCGACTGATGGCGATTCCCGGCGTCGCGAATGTCGCCATCTGGGGACAGCGTGATCGTCAGTTGCAGGTCATGGTCGATGTGGATCAACTGCGGGCACATCAGGTCACCCTGGACTCCGTGCTCCGCTCCGCCGGTGATGCCGTCGTCCTCGATGCCGGCGGCTTTGTCGATACACCCAATCAGCGCATGGCTGTCCGTCAGCTTTCTCCCGTACGAGGCCCCGAAGATCTGGCCAAAACCGTTGTCTCTTTTAATGCCGGTGCTCCCCTGCGTCTGGGAGATGTGGCTGATGTCAGAATCGGTTCCCCTCCTGCCATCGGTGATGCCATCATTAACGATCAACTGGGGTTGTTGCTCATCGTGGAAAAGCAGCCCGCAGCCAATATGCTGGAAGTCACCCGGCAGGTGGAAGAAACACTCGACCTGCTCAGACCGGGGATGCAGGGAGTCGAAATTGATTCGACCATCTTCCGTCCGGCGACCTTCATCGAACGATCCATCAATAACCTGACGCATGCCCTGGTCATTGGTTGTGTGCTGGTTGTCATCATCCTTGTCGCTTTTCTGTTTGACTGGCGAACTGCCGTGATCAGCCTGACGGCCATCCCGCTCTCACTGATTTCTGCGGTGCTGTTAATCTACTGGTGGGGCATGACCATCAACACCATGGTCATCGCCGGCCTGGTCATCGCACTGGGAGAAGTGGTCGATGACGCGGTCATCGATGTGGAAAATATCGTCCGTCGACTGCGACTCAACCAGGGACTGGAACAGCCGCGTCCCGCTTTCCGCGTAGTTCTGGAAGCGTCACTCGAAGTCCGCAGCGCTATTGTATATGCCACCGCGATTATCATTCTGGTCTTCCTGCCGATCTATTTTCTGGAAGGTTTGCCCGGATCATTTTTCCGGCCACTTGCCGTCGGTTATGTGCTGGCGATTCTCTCTTCCCTGCTGGTTGCGATTATCGTCACGCCCGCGCTTTCACTCCTGCTCCTGCCGCGTAAGCACCTCAAAGATCACGAACCGCCCCTCACCCGCTGGCTGAAAATTCCGTATCGCCGGATTTTACCCTGGTTTGCCCTCCGCCCGGCGACCGCCATCGGCATCCTGACTCTCTCTTTCGCCGGTTCGTTTCTGATCTTCCAGAACCAGGGGCAGGAACTGCTGCCCAATTTCCAGGAGACCGACTTTCTGATGCATTTCGTCGAAAAGCCGGGCACCTCCATTGAAGCCATGGATCGAATCACTATCGAAGCCAGTAAGGAGCTGCGAGCCATACCCGGCGTTCGCAACTTTGGCAGCCATATCGGCCGGGCACAGGTTGCCGATGAAGTGGTCGGGCCGAACTTTACCGAACTCTGGATCAGTATCGATGAATCAGTCGACTATGACAAAACACTCGACGAGATCCAGAAAGTCATCGACAGCTACCCCGGTCTCTACCGCGATGTGCTGACTTACCTCCGTGAGCGGGTGAAAGAAGTCCTCACCGGCACCAGTTCCAGTATTGTCGTAAGAATCTATGGCCCCGATCTGGACAAATTACGCACGCAGGCAAAACAGGTTGCCAAAGTCATGGGAGACATCGATGGTGTCAACAATCTCAAAGTCGAACCTCAGGTCCTGGTTCCCCAGGTCGATGTGCGTCTCAAACCGGAAGCTGCTGAGCGGTTCGGTCTGACTCCCGGACAGGTCCGCCGGGCAGTCACCACTCTGCTCAGGGGCACCAAGGTGGGAGAGATCTTCGAAAACCAGGTCAAGTTGGACGTCATGGTCTGGGGCACGGAAAAATCACGCACCGATCTGACAGCCCTCAGCGAATTACGAATCGATCTTCCCTCGGGAGGACAGGTTCCCCTGAAAGATGTGGCTGAAATCGGGATCGCCCCCGCACCGAATGAAGTCAAACGCGAGAGCGGTTCGCGACGCATTGATGTCACTTGCGACGCCCAGGGACGAGACCTGGGTTCGGTAGCCCGTGATATTGAAGCCGCCGTCAGCCAGATGCCCTTCGATCGAGGCTACCACCCTGAATTCCTGGGAGAATATGCGACCCTGCAGGCATCACAGAATCGTCTGCTGATGCTGGGCGGCATCGCGCTGATCGGAATCATCCTGATTCTTTATATCGACTTTCAGTCCGTACGACTCACCAGTATGGTCTGCCTGACGATTCCCTTCGCCTTGATCGGGGGGATCGTGGCGGTGTCGATTTCGGGGGGTGTCCTCTCCCTGGGTTCCCTGGTCGGGTTCATTACGGTGCTCGGTATCGCTGCCCGAAATGGCATCATGCTGGTCAGCCACTATCGGCACCTGCAGGACGAAGAGGGCGTCCCCTTCGGGCTGGAACTCGTCGTCCGCGGTGCAGAAGAGCGTCTGGCCCCCATTCTGATGACCGTCCTGACCACCTCGCTGGCTCTCTTGCCGCTGGTGATCTCCGGTAATAAACCCGGACATGAAATCGAATACCCGCTGGCAATCGTGATCATGGGCGGCCTGGTCACTTCAACAATCTTAAACCTGTTCCTGCTTCCCCCGCTGTACCTGCTCTGGGGCAGACATCAGACCGCTGAGGAGGGTTCAAAGACAGCTGATCTCCCCCCCGTACAATCCCGTTTTCCAGAAAGCGCAACGTAG
- a CDS encoding efflux RND transporter periplasmic adaptor subunit: METLTVAEQTWPRIVRSQGSLFPDEEATLGIKVEGRVSEVHVDLGDVVEVGDPLITIDQEDFKLRVKQAEAQLAAVRSAVGLKPGDPLEKLVPENSPPAREKKAEWDEATANLERAKTLYKQNVMGQAEFDQVVSFEQVAQARYASALNGVREKMANITVQQTQLDLAREDLKNTELKATYPAVVQKRLVAPGSYIRMGDPLLVLVRIDQLRYRGTVPERLSTQLEIGQPIELKIESVPQRTSKVTRISPFLDQLSRSLLFESLVENPDRELRAGLFAEGRIIVDPDQKAIVVPISSVVQFAGTEKVWKAVDGTVKMQEVLLGERRGDQIRILEGLQPGDVILRTAKEGRPGTLSAAEPQPSAAEQTKAKT, from the coding sequence GTGGAAACACTGACCGTCGCCGAGCAGACCTGGCCACGCATTGTCCGCAGCCAGGGGAGTCTGTTTCCTGACGAAGAGGCGACGCTGGGGATCAAGGTGGAAGGCCGTGTTTCCGAAGTACACGTTGATCTCGGAGATGTTGTTGAGGTCGGTGATCCATTGATTACGATCGACCAGGAAGATTTCAAACTCCGCGTCAAGCAGGCAGAGGCCCAACTGGCGGCGGTTCGTTCGGCCGTCGGGTTAAAGCCGGGAGATCCGCTTGAAAAACTGGTGCCTGAAAATTCGCCCCCGGCCCGTGAGAAGAAAGCCGAGTGGGATGAGGCGACCGCGAACCTGGAACGGGCCAAGACCCTGTATAAACAGAATGTGATGGGGCAGGCCGAATTCGACCAGGTCGTGTCGTTCGAACAGGTGGCCCAGGCCCGCTATGCCTCCGCTTTGAACGGGGTCCGCGAGAAAATGGCTAATATCACCGTGCAACAGACGCAGTTGGATCTGGCACGGGAAGACTTGAAGAACACCGAACTGAAAGCCACGTACCCGGCTGTCGTGCAGAAACGCCTGGTTGCGCCCGGGAGTTACATTCGCATGGGTGATCCACTGCTGGTGCTCGTGCGAATCGATCAGCTCCGCTACCGGGGAACGGTGCCCGAGCGTCTGTCGACCCAGCTTGAAATCGGACAGCCGATCGAATTGAAAATTGAATCGGTGCCGCAGCGGACTTCCAAAGTGACCCGCATCAGTCCCTTCCTGGACCAGTTGAGCCGGTCATTGCTGTTTGAATCGCTGGTCGAGAATCCGGATCGGGAATTGCGGGCCGGCCTGTTTGCCGAAGGACGGATCATCGTCGATCCCGATCAGAAGGCGATAGTCGTGCCGATCTCGTCAGTCGTGCAGTTTGCGGGGACAGAAAAAGTCTGGAAAGCCGTGGATGGTACCGTGAAGATGCAGGAGGTCCTGCTGGGAGAACGACGCGGTGATCAGATCCGAATTTTAGAAGGACTGCAGCCGGGTGACGTCATTCTGCGCACCGCGAAGGAAGGGCGCCCCGGAACACTGTCTGCCGCGGAGCCACAACCCTCGGCTGCCGAGCAGACCAAAGCCAAAACATAA
- a CDS encoding TolC family protein has protein sequence MSRAIRLYLILMLLVSWGCQSGAQVQSDPVTLKVPVESDTAVVKRNSSASSLEIPALQESPRQAESTRSSDPEIQEVSLTVAETDTDDDPLSPPPGYHNSLNVYETISQSLVGNPTLVALRETENVGLAAVGVAETYPFNPWIQVQATPDQHAPAGRSSGKTYHYVLMMQQIQLAHQQQFRENAAHSSLNSIRWNVHQSELQTTSMSAQLYYTVLYRRGLLEIAQASQDNNSRLLKALTKRYEAGDLSAADLATVRIDTRSTSQQLRLAEANYQTALRNLRNQLGLDPDSPVNFQGDLRDIRWRLPNAETAQQWQPEVYQQQISDLSDDKAWIASWAACRPDVQVAHADIDVASANLNLASANKVPDLIIGPYYQKDPDSMTRFGLRAQMDIPVINSGRPLERQRMAEFHQKTTVWQQTLLRAELEAQAAYERYQVAYELYERERGLTSNELPQELQSLEKQFEIGEVDVVRIIQARTSILQNQRAHLDLVNELAQSAALLVGAAGMPLELMIVP, from the coding sequence ATGTCACGCGCGATTCGACTTTATCTGATACTTATGCTGCTGGTCTCCTGGGGTTGCCAGTCAGGTGCGCAGGTACAGTCTGACCCGGTCACTCTGAAAGTGCCCGTGGAGTCAGACACGGCGGTCGTCAAAAGGAATTCATCTGCTTCTTCACTGGAGATTCCCGCACTGCAGGAATCACCCCGGCAAGCAGAGTCGACTCGGTCATCCGATCCAGAGATTCAGGAAGTCTCTTTGACCGTCGCAGAGACAGACACGGACGATGATCCACTCAGTCCGCCCCCCGGCTATCACAACTCTCTGAATGTCTACGAAACAATCTCACAGTCCCTGGTCGGAAACCCCACGCTGGTCGCACTCCGCGAAACAGAAAACGTTGGTCTCGCCGCCGTCGGTGTCGCGGAAACCTATCCCTTCAACCCCTGGATTCAGGTGCAGGCGACTCCCGATCAGCATGCCCCTGCAGGAAGATCGTCAGGCAAAACTTACCATTATGTTCTGATGATGCAGCAGATTCAGCTCGCCCATCAACAACAGTTTCGCGAAAATGCAGCACACTCTTCGTTAAACTCCATTCGCTGGAACGTCCATCAGTCAGAGTTGCAGACCACATCCATGTCGGCACAGCTCTATTATACTGTCCTCTATCGACGTGGCTTGCTCGAAATCGCCCAGGCCAGCCAGGACAATAACAGCCGCTTACTCAAGGCACTGACGAAACGATATGAGGCGGGTGACCTCTCGGCAGCCGATCTGGCCACCGTCCGCATCGACACACGGTCAACCAGTCAGCAACTGCGACTGGCCGAAGCCAATTACCAGACGGCCCTCCGTAATCTGCGAAACCAACTGGGACTGGATCCCGATTCTCCTGTGAATTTTCAGGGCGACCTGCGGGACATTCGGTGGCGATTGCCCAACGCGGAAACCGCCCAGCAGTGGCAACCGGAAGTCTATCAGCAGCAGATCTCCGACCTTTCAGACGACAAAGCATGGATTGCCAGCTGGGCCGCCTGTCGTCCCGATGTCCAGGTCGCACACGCAGACATCGATGTCGCCTCTGCCAACCTGAATCTGGCTTCAGCCAATAAGGTTCCCGATCTCATCATCGGCCCCTACTATCAGAAAGATCCTGACAGTATGACCCGTTTTGGCCTCCGAGCCCAAATGGACATTCCGGTGATCAATTCGGGAAGACCGCTGGAACGGCAGAGAATGGCCGAATTTCACCAGAAAACCACGGTCTGGCAGCAGACACTGTTGCGGGCGGAACTCGAAGCCCAGGCTGCGTATGAACGCTACCAGGTCGCCTACGAACTTTATGAACGGGAAAGAGGACTGACTTCGAACGAACTGCCACAGGAACTTCAGAGCCTCGAAAAACAGTTTGAAATCGGCGAAGTCGATGTCGTTCGCATCATCCAGGCACGCACCAGTATTCTGCAGAACCAACGCGCTCACCTCGACCTGGTGAATGAACTCGCCCAGTCTGCTGCACTGCTGGTAGGTGCTGCTGGCATGCCACTGGAACTGATGATCGTCCCCTGA
- a CDS encoding efflux RND transporter periplasmic adaptor subunit, translating to MQLLKETPVFLIGCLLTGLIFLFWAPEKKNKSDSHSGKSHHGSKHSQTSKTLNEADLNIITLSPIAVKRLGIETAPVEVRDMPRTRTYGAEMVLPTGAAVIVSAPLAGTLNHPPEHAFPQVGQRVAKDETILELLPLLSPERAVLTPAERIRFAEAKAAVAQSQIDAEGQLQQALVQQEAARIQLERSQRLLQNNVGTRKAVDDAQAQMKLAEEVLAAARSRKKLVDHIQLDEAAGTLKPMTIRSPLAGIVRTTSVQPGQLISAGAPLFEVMNSEQLWVKVPVYAGELDEIDAGQPVRITLLDGHFSQQDVMGKPVSLPPTALPLSSAVDLYYEIDNHSQRYRPGQKVSVTVPLKGKTNVKSIPWSALIYDVYGGQWVYERLGDNEFARRRVEAGWVDQDRIAILRGPDAGTKIVTAGAAELMGTEFGFAK from the coding sequence ATGCAGTTATTGAAAGAAACACCTGTGTTCCTGATAGGCTGTCTGCTGACCGGACTGATTTTCCTGTTCTGGGCTCCGGAGAAAAAGAACAAATCAGATTCCCACTCAGGCAAATCACACCATGGATCAAAACACTCCCAAACCAGCAAGACGTTGAACGAAGCCGACCTGAACATCATCACCCTCAGCCCGATCGCAGTCAAACGTCTGGGAATTGAAACGGCCCCCGTTGAAGTACGCGACATGCCCCGCACCCGTACGTATGGAGCCGAGATGGTGCTCCCCACCGGCGCAGCGGTCATTGTCTCCGCTCCCCTGGCAGGTACTCTAAATCATCCCCCCGAACATGCATTTCCCCAGGTCGGACAACGTGTCGCCAAAGACGAAACGATTCTGGAGCTGCTCCCCCTGCTCTCGCCGGAGCGTGCCGTGCTGACTCCAGCCGAACGCATCCGATTTGCAGAAGCGAAAGCAGCTGTCGCCCAGTCACAGATTGATGCAGAGGGACAACTGCAACAGGCTCTGGTACAGCAGGAAGCCGCCCGGATCCAGTTAGAGCGATCACAACGTCTGCTGCAGAACAACGTCGGCACCAGGAAAGCCGTCGATGATGCCCAGGCGCAAATGAAACTCGCCGAGGAAGTGCTGGCAGCCGCCAGGAGCAGAAAGAAACTGGTCGATCATATTCAGCTCGATGAAGCAGCAGGCACATTGAAACCGATGACCATCCGCTCGCCCCTGGCAGGCATCGTGCGCACCACCAGCGTCCAGCCCGGCCAGCTGATTTCTGCAGGAGCGCCCCTGTTTGAGGTGATGAACTCCGAACAGCTCTGGGTGAAAGTCCCCGTCTATGCAGGTGAGCTGGATGAAATCGATGCAGGTCAACCCGTTCGCATTACTCTGCTGGATGGGCACTTCTCCCAGCAGGACGTGATGGGCAAACCGGTTTCTCTGCCCCCGACCGCCTTACCGCTCTCGTCCGCCGTTGATCTCTACTATGAAATCGACAACCACAGCCAGCGTTATCGTCCAGGACAGAAGGTCTCCGTCACGGTGCCTCTCAAAGGCAAAACAAACGTGAAATCGATTCCCTGGTCGGCACTGATTTACGACGTCTACGGCGGACAGTGGGTTTACGAGCGACTGGGGGACAACGAGTTTGCCCGTCGCCGCGTAGAAGCAGGCTGGGTTGACCAGGACCGGATCGCCATCCTGCGTGGGCCTGACGCCGGAACAAAAATCGTCACCGCTGGTGCCGCAGAACTGATGGGAACCGAATTCGGCTTTGCCAAATAA
- a CDS encoding efflux RND transporter permease subunit: MYWLAEVCVKRPVFALMLITALVVAGLVAFPELGVDRFPNMDMPSIYIRTNYPGAASQEVESEVSAVLEDAVATVAGIEELRSISRDGRSFVIITFNLNRNVDAATQDVRDAVSGAMNLLPPNIDPPIVQKRDLESSPIMTLAVSGPRTSRELYLFADRYVKNVIESSPGVGEVQIAGAADRAVKVDIDADRLAAYQMSILQIRDALVRQNTEVPGGRLDQGFRERSLRTMGRIADASNFPNLVVDTINGTPVRLADLGTVSDDTKEVRTIARLNQAPAVVLTIQKQSGENTVAVVEGIKKMLPRSQELLPDDVTVSVVQDQSRYIVTALHELEKHLVSGSILACITVLLFMRSWRSTVIASVAIPASIISTFAFMKLFGFTLNNVTMLALVLMVGVVIDDAIVVLENVFHCIEERGMTPHDAAIYGTKEIGLAVLATTISLVIVFLPVSFLSSVTGRLLFQFGLTATVAILVSMLVSFSLTPMMCSKLLKAETPSPNGPSSRSGFYHLVETSYLWTLKQSLRFRWLVLAVSIAVICSNYPLYQLVKQDYIPLNVDESEFEIRLEARQGATLQSMNDLIERAETILTDTEGVKTILLTVGAGGFGDVNRATFFVRLTDSETRTFSFDRFFAGLMHADLTAAFRGNFTQREKMSEIRKKLKQIPDTRISVRNLTSLRQGAPVDIDFSITGPDIDGLLEFSNKLREKVKTIPGIVDVYSTLQIDNPELLARIDRERAAALGIDVREIADTLRVAVGGDDRVSRYRDRSVDDAYDVELRLVGLDRGDIQSVSQLYVRTSPQATGDVTSSSAQTGSRLARIDNVVNFEYNTAASRIDRLNRQKMVAVRANLAPGYALGDGIEAMKAAAEEIGIPDGYNTMVLGGGRELERTLSDFGWTMVLSFVFMYIVLAAQFENLVHPMVILLSLPLAVPFGLLSLHWGGETLNLYSALGILVLFGVVKKAAILQIDHTNALQEQGFPRYQAILQANRDRLRPILMTTLSFVAGLIPLLIATGPGAEERRSIAVLAVGGQTLSLLLTLLAIPVLYTFFDDLSALFMKWTGNEKKKPAAPEYSVPHEVPPVHVLAAHIPPPEPAPTSSDQT, translated from the coding sequence TTGTACTGGTTAGCCGAAGTCTGTGTCAAAAGGCCCGTGTTTGCGCTGATGCTGATTACCGCATTAGTGGTCGCCGGTCTTGTGGCCTTTCCGGAGCTGGGCGTCGACCGTTTTCCTAACATGGACATGCCGTCGATTTATATCCGGACGAACTATCCCGGGGCAGCTTCTCAGGAAGTGGAATCCGAAGTCAGCGCGGTGCTGGAAGATGCGGTTGCAACCGTGGCGGGCATCGAGGAACTGCGTTCGATCTCGCGCGACGGTCGTTCGTTTGTGATCATTACTTTCAATTTGAACCGGAATGTCGACGCTGCGACGCAGGACGTGCGGGACGCGGTTTCGGGGGCGATGAATCTGCTGCCTCCTAATATCGATCCGCCGATCGTGCAGAAACGGGATCTGGAATCGTCGCCGATCATGACGCTGGCCGTTTCAGGGCCACGCACTTCGCGGGAGCTGTATCTGTTTGCAGATCGCTACGTGAAGAACGTGATTGAATCGTCTCCCGGAGTGGGTGAGGTTCAGATTGCGGGGGCCGCGGATCGGGCGGTGAAGGTGGATATTGATGCGGACCGCCTGGCGGCTTACCAGATGTCGATCCTGCAGATCCGGGACGCACTGGTGCGACAGAATACCGAAGTTCCCGGAGGACGCCTGGACCAGGGCTTCCGCGAGCGGTCCCTGCGGACGATGGGTCGCATTGCCGACGCGAGCAATTTTCCGAATCTGGTGGTCGATACGATCAATGGCACTCCAGTCCGACTGGCCGATTTGGGAACAGTGAGCGACGATACCAAGGAAGTCCGCACGATTGCGCGACTCAATCAGGCGCCGGCAGTCGTGTTGACGATTCAGAAACAGTCGGGAGAAAATACGGTCGCGGTGGTGGAAGGCATTAAAAAGATGCTGCCCCGCAGCCAGGAACTGCTGCCTGACGACGTGACGGTCAGCGTGGTGCAGGATCAGTCCCGCTATATTGTGACGGCACTGCACGAGCTGGAAAAGCACCTGGTCTCCGGGAGTATTCTGGCCTGTATTACCGTGCTGTTGTTTATGCGATCCTGGCGTTCTACGGTGATTGCTTCGGTGGCGATTCCCGCTTCGATCATTTCCACGTTTGCCTTCATGAAACTGTTTGGCTTCACCTTAAACAATGTGACCATGCTGGCGCTGGTGCTGATGGTGGGGGTGGTGATTGATGATGCGATTGTGGTGCTGGAGAACGTGTTCCACTGCATCGAAGAGCGGGGGATGACTCCCCATGACGCCGCGATTTATGGAACCAAGGAAATCGGCCTGGCGGTGCTGGCGACTACCATTTCACTGGTGATCGTCTTTCTGCCGGTGTCGTTTCTGTCGAGCGTCACAGGGCGACTGCTGTTCCAGTTCGGATTGACGGCGACGGTGGCGATTCTGGTTTCGATGCTCGTCAGCTTCTCCCTGACGCCGATGATGTGCAGCAAGCTGCTCAAGGCAGAGACGCCCAGTCCGAACGGACCGAGTTCCCGTTCGGGATTCTATCACCTGGTGGAAACCTCTTATCTCTGGACGTTGAAACAGTCGCTGCGGTTTCGCTGGCTGGTGCTGGCGGTTTCCATTGCGGTGATCTGCAGTAACTATCCGCTGTATCAACTGGTGAAACAGGATTACATTCCGCTCAACGTGGATGAGTCCGAGTTTGAAATCCGTCTCGAAGCCCGGCAGGGGGCGACGCTGCAGTCGATGAATGATCTGATCGAGCGGGCCGAGACAATCCTGACTGATACGGAGGGAGTGAAAACGATTCTGCTGACGGTGGGAGCCGGAGGCTTTGGCGATGTGAATCGGGCGACGTTCTTTGTGAGGCTGACCGACAGCGAGACGCGTACGTTTTCGTTCGATCGTTTCTTCGCCGGACTCATGCACGCGGACCTGACCGCGGCGTTTCGGGGTAATTTCACCCAGCGCGAGAAGATGTCGGAGATCCGCAAGAAACTGAAACAGATTCCCGATACCCGCATTTCGGTGCGAAACCTGACTTCCCTCCGGCAGGGCGCGCCGGTGGATATCGACTTTTCGATTACCGGACCGGACATCGACGGTCTGCTGGAGTTCAGTAACAAGCTGCGCGAAAAGGTCAAAACGATTCCGGGTATCGTGGACGTCTATTCCACGCTGCAGATCGATAATCCGGAACTGCTGGCCCGCATCGATCGCGAACGGGCGGCTGCTCTGGGCATTGATGTGCGGGAGATTGCCGATACGCTGCGGGTTGCAGTCGGTGGGGATGATCGTGTTTCCCGTTACCGTGACCGGAGTGTGGACGACGCTTATGATGTCGAGCTGCGACTGGTCGGACTGGATCGGGGGGATATCCAGTCGGTTTCACAGTTATACGTGCGGACCAGTCCGCAGGCGACGGGGGACGTGACTTCCTCGTCGGCACAGACCGGATCGCGGCTGGCGCGGATCGATAACGTGGTCAATTTCGAATACAACACGGCAGCCTCTCGTATTGACCGGTTAAATCGACAGAAGATGGTCGCCGTGCGGGCGAACCTGGCGCCGGGCTATGCACTGGGCGACGGAATCGAGGCGATGAAAGCGGCTGCGGAAGAGATCGGAATTCCGGATGGCTACAATACGATGGTGCTGGGGGGCGGCCGCGAACTGGAACGCACACTCTCGGACTTTGGCTGGACGATGGTGCTGTCGTTCGTCTTCATGTATATCGTGCTGGCGGCCCAGTTTGAAAACCTGGTGCATCCGATGGTGATTCTGCTTTCGCTGCCTCTGGCGGTTCCCTTTGGTCTGTTGAGTCTACACTGGGGAGGCGAGACGCTGAACCTGTATTCGGCCCTGGGGATTCTGGTGCTGTTCGGCGTGGTGAAAAAGGCGGCGATTCTGCAGATCGATCATACTAATGCACTGCAGGAGCAGGGCTTCCCCCGTTACCAGGCGATCCTGCAGGCGAACCGCGATCGTCTGCGACCGATTCTGATGACGACCCTCTCTTTCGTGGCGGGACTGATTCCGCTGTTGATTGCCACCGGTCCCGGTGCAGAAGAACGGCGGTCTATCGCAGTGCTGGCGGTGGGGGGGCAGACGCTGTCGCTGCTGCTGACTCTGCTGGCGATCCCCGTGCTGTATACGTTCTTCGATGATCTCTCGGCCCTGTTTATGAAGTGGACCGGCAACGAGAAGAAGAAGCCAGCTGCGCCCGAGTACAGTGTGCCACACGAAGTTCCGCCCGTACATGTTCTGGCAGCGCATATTCCGCCCCCCGAACCCGCACCGACGAGTTCGGATCAGACTTGA